The Metabacillus litoralis genome contains a region encoding:
- a CDS encoding DUF2564 family protein — MDQINHTGLISGMNDLGQLEASVKAAQKMVGAATMQLDPEALQHAENAIRDAKEIMSRTNETGVDSDFVNKQQQLLQQCEHQLSEARK; from the coding sequence ATGGATCAAATAAATCATACTGGATTAATTAGTGGAATGAATGATTTAGGACAACTCGAAGCATCTGTAAAAGCAGCACAAAAAATGGTTGGAGCTGCAACAATGCAATTAGATCCGGAAGCTCTACAACATGCAGAAAATGCAATAAGAGATGCGAAGGAGATTATGAGTCGCACGAATGAAACAGGTGTTGATTCTGATTTTGTGAATAAACAACAACAACTGTTACAACAGTGTGAGCATCAATTATCAGAAGCTAGAAAATAA
- a CDS encoding diglucosyl diacylglycerol synthase — protein MKRNSKVLILTAKYGNGHVQVAKTLEDKCKQMGFSDVIVCNLYSESFPVFSEITQYLYLKSFSIGKQFYRLFYYGVDKIYNKRMMNLYFKMGHRRLHQIVTSEQPDMIINTFPMIVVPEYRRKTGTVIPTFNVLTDFCLHRIWVHENIDKYYVATNHVKEKLLQLGIHPSTIKVTGIPIRKQFEEKMELNEIYEKYKLDPDKKTLLIVAGAHGVLKNVKELCQSFINQSENIQTVVICGNNILLKETLDPLATQFPEQFKVLSYVERIDELYRVASCMITKPGGITLTEATAIGLPVVLFKPVPGQEKENAHFFEDNSSAIIINQIEDIFDEVNQLLADDQKLQRMRDNIKKLHVPNSADIIIEDMIKEASYIRDKKVMAGSVNY, from the coding sequence TTGAAAAGAAATTCGAAGGTGTTAATTTTGACAGCTAAATATGGCAATGGTCATGTTCAAGTTGCAAAAACATTAGAAGATAAGTGTAAGCAGATGGGTTTTAGCGACGTTATTGTGTGTAATCTTTACTCGGAATCTTTTCCCGTTTTTTCAGAAATTACCCAATACTTATATTTAAAAAGCTTCTCAATCGGAAAACAATTTTATCGTCTTTTTTACTACGGAGTTGATAAAATTTATAACAAAAGAATGATGAACCTGTATTTTAAAATGGGGCACAGACGTTTGCATCAAATCGTGACAAGTGAACAACCTGACATGATCATTAATACTTTTCCAATGATTGTTGTTCCTGAATATCGTCGCAAGACTGGTACAGTGATTCCGACATTTAATGTGCTAACTGATTTTTGTTTACACAGAATTTGGGTTCATGAAAATATTGATAAATATTATGTTGCCACAAATCATGTTAAAGAGAAACTTTTACAGCTTGGCATCCATCCAAGCACAATAAAAGTCACAGGAATACCTATTCGTAAACAATTCGAAGAAAAAATGGAATTAAATGAAATCTATGAAAAGTACAAGTTAGATCCTGATAAGAAAACATTACTTATCGTTGCAGGTGCACATGGAGTTTTAAAAAATGTTAAGGAATTATGCCAATCTTTCATTAACCAAAGTGAAAATATCCAAACTGTCGTTATTTGTGGAAACAATATTTTACTAAAAGAAACGCTGGATCCTCTCGCTACTCAGTTTCCTGAGCAATTTAAAGTATTAAGTTATGTTGAGCGAATTGATGAGTTATACCGAGTTGCTTCATGCATGATAACAAAGCCAGGAGGGATTACTCTAACAGAAGCAACTGCAATTGGGTTACCTGTTGTCCTTTTTAAACCTGTTCCCGGTCAAGAAAAAGAAAATGCCCACTTTTTTGAAGATAATTCTTCCGCAATTATTATTAATCAAATTGAAGATATTTTTGATGAAGTAAATCAATTATTGGCAGATGATCAGAAGCTACAAAGAATGAGAGATAATATTAAAAAGCTACACGTGCCTAATTCTGCAGATATTATTATTGAGGATATGATAAAAGAAGCTTCTTACATTAGAGATAAAAAAGTAATGGCAGGCTCCGTCAACTATTAG
- a CDS encoding reverse transcriptase-like protein: MIEVYVDGASAGDPGLSGAGIFIKGHGTAEQYSLPLGSMTNHEAEYHALIKGMEICLDQGYKVASFRTDSQLVDRAFEKQFVKNNSFAPLLERVMKLSDQFDLFFLKWIPSKENKVADQLARSAILKQS; this comes from the coding sequence TTGATTGAAGTATATGTAGATGGAGCCAGTGCAGGTGATCCAGGTTTATCTGGTGCAGGAATCTTTATAAAAGGACATGGTACAGCTGAACAATACTCTTTACCTTTAGGTTCTATGACAAACCATGAAGCAGAATATCATGCATTGATTAAAGGAATGGAAATTTGCTTGGACCAAGGATATAAAGTTGCTTCTTTTAGAACTGATTCACAACTTGTGGATCGTGCTTTTGAAAAACAATTTGTTAAGAATAACAGTTTTGCTCCTCTTCTAGAACGGGTAATGAAGCTTTCTGATCAATTTGATTTGTTCTTTTTGAAATGGATTCCTAGTAAAGAAAATAAAGTAGCCGATCAGTTAGCAAGAAGTGCTATTTTGAAACAATCTTAG
- a CDS encoding reverse transcriptase-like protein produces MNLLNYRIEWTYQTKRKLETTITTEYHSLNESIIFAEDFLQTGRVKNLSFFSEDGQSWTLKELKKLKEIVKDEPHDVVAFFDGGFHKSTKLAGFGAVVYYTQNGNRYRIRMNEKAEEMESNNEAEYAAFHYLVDVLEENGITKQKVLFKGDSQVVLNQLSGEWPCYEEEFNIWLDRIEGKLKKLKITASYEPVSRKENTEADKLATQAMEGIEIRSKMIINEDVEEHE; encoded by the coding sequence GTGAATCTATTGAATTATCGTATAGAATGGACTTATCAAACAAAAAGAAAATTAGAAACAACGATAACAACAGAATATCATTCTTTAAATGAATCCATTATTTTTGCTGAAGATTTTCTTCAAACAGGAAGAGTTAAGAACCTTTCATTTTTCTCAGAGGATGGCCAGTCATGGACTCTTAAGGAGCTTAAAAAATTAAAAGAAATTGTTAAAGATGAACCACATGATGTTGTTGCCTTTTTTGATGGAGGATTTCATAAAAGCACAAAATTGGCTGGATTTGGTGCAGTGGTTTATTACACGCAAAATGGAAATCGATATCGAATTCGAATGAATGAAAAAGCAGAAGAAATGGAATCAAACAATGAAGCAGAATACGCTGCCTTTCATTATTTGGTGGATGTTCTTGAGGAAAACGGAATAACAAAACAAAAAGTATTGTTCAAGGGCGACTCGCAGGTAGTTTTAAACCAACTATCAGGTGAATGGCCTTGTTATGAAGAAGAATTTAATATTTGGCTAGATCGCATAGAAGGCAAATTAAAGAAACTAAAAATAACTGCATCCTATGAACCGGTATCGAGAAAAGAAAATACCGAAGCAGATAAGCTAGCAACCCAAGCGATGGAAGGAATCGAAATAAGAAGTAAAATGATCATAAACGAGGACGTTGAAGAACATGAGTAA
- a CDS encoding zinc-finger domain-containing protein codes for MSKKQTLQELSEIIDTYCVNCLLKKHFREEYGKSYAHSFCINKCTVGEKIKEVGKKLL; via the coding sequence ATGAGTAAAAAGCAAACGCTACAAGAACTTAGTGAAATCATTGATACTTATTGTGTGAATTGTTTATTAAAAAAGCATTTTAGAGAAGAGTATGGAAAAAGCTATGCACATTCTTTTTGTATTAATAAATGTACTGTTGGTGAGAAAATAAAAGAAGTTGGTAAGAAGTTGTTGTAA
- a CDS encoding DMT family transporter, whose product MKKTLVADVSLLFVAFIWGATFVIVQNAIEFIPPNLFNGIRFFIAAALLSLFLFKIPKGWLSKELLKSGVFLGLFLFIGYSFQTVGLMYTTSSKAGFITGLSVMVVPLLSVFILKEKPNFVVFIAAGVGTIGLYFLTVAGLSQMNIGDGLVMICAIGFALHIVYTGKFSNKHQALPLTIIQLLTVSLLSFISAGLFERSSIVSTNLLNMDVLIALAITSILATALAFLLQTKFQQITTAARVALIFAMEPVFAALTAFLLINERLTTNGLIGCFLIFLAMIVSELPNMKILKSSINQETSL is encoded by the coding sequence ATGAAAAAAACGTTAGTAGCAGATGTTAGTCTGTTATTTGTAGCATTTATATGGGGAGCAACCTTTGTGATTGTTCAAAATGCAATTGAATTTATACCACCTAATTTGTTTAATGGTATTCGCTTTTTTATTGCGGCAGCCCTACTATCATTATTTCTATTTAAAATTCCAAAAGGCTGGTTATCTAAAGAATTGCTTAAATCAGGAGTATTTTTAGGGTTGTTTTTATTTATTGGATATAGTTTTCAAACGGTTGGTCTAATGTATACAACATCCTCAAAAGCCGGATTTATTACAGGTCTAAGTGTTATGGTTGTTCCTTTATTGTCTGTATTTATTTTAAAGGAAAAGCCAAACTTCGTTGTATTTATCGCTGCTGGTGTAGGAACAATAGGTTTGTACTTTCTTACTGTTGCAGGATTATCCCAAATGAACATAGGTGATGGTCTTGTAATGATTTGTGCAATTGGGTTTGCCCTTCATATTGTTTATACAGGGAAATTTTCAAACAAACATCAAGCACTACCCTTAACAATTATTCAGCTCTTAACTGTCTCTCTATTAAGCTTTATAAGCGCTGGTTTATTCGAGAGATCATCAATTGTATCAACCAACTTATTAAATATGGACGTTTTAATTGCGTTAGCTATTACATCGATACTGGCAACCGCTCTAGCCTTTTTACTTCAAACTAAGTTTCAGCAAATTACCACAGCCGCAAGAGTAGCGCTAATTTTTGCTATGGAGCCAGTATTCGCTGCCCTAACAGCCTTTCTTTTAATTAACGAACGTTTAACTACAAATGGTTTAATTGGCTGCTTCCTTATATTCTTAGCCATGATTGTTTCAGAATTGCCTAATATGAAAATACTTAAATCATCGATTAATCAAGAAACCAGTCTTTAA
- a CDS encoding metal-dependent hydrolase, giving the protein MDTSTHIIMGFGLAGLAYIDPAVAGSPELAQAIMIGTVIGSNAPDFDYGIKLLKGNGMYIEHHRGASHSIPALFLWTVLVSSITFLFFKDVLFFPLLYWTFLAVILHVGFDILNAYGTQAARPFTKKWLSLNFVPLFDPFIILVHLIGFSFWTVGIHSGFVFLWGYLVIIGYLVVRFFISQKNKKQVIQSMDNKGICTIVPTVWIRKWHVVYETDQIYYVGILDKNGLHLIHTFEKHDQLCPYIKASRDDHNVKHFLANSGHVHAMYVPQPKGYEVRWIDLRFRHNHHYPYMAVVKLDKNLQVISSYTGWIYQSKKLQQKLVPSKSNAVQM; this is encoded by the coding sequence ATGGATACAAGTACTCACATAATAATGGGATTTGGTTTAGCTGGTTTAGCTTATATAGATCCTGCTGTTGCGGGTAGTCCTGAATTAGCACAAGCTATTATGATTGGTACGGTTATAGGATCAAATGCGCCAGATTTTGATTACGGAATTAAACTTTTAAAAGGTAATGGCATGTATATTGAGCACCATAGAGGTGCCTCTCATTCCATCCCTGCCCTTTTTCTTTGGACAGTACTTGTTTCATCTATTACGTTTCTTTTTTTTAAGGACGTTTTATTTTTCCCTTTACTTTATTGGACTTTTTTAGCTGTTATCTTACATGTTGGATTTGATATTCTAAATGCTTATGGTACCCAAGCTGCTAGACCATTTACAAAAAAATGGTTGTCATTAAACTTTGTCCCGTTATTTGATCCATTTATCATCTTGGTTCACCTAATTGGTTTTTCATTTTGGACTGTTGGAATTCATTCTGGATTTGTTTTTTTATGGGGATATTTAGTGATTATTGGTTATCTTGTTGTTCGTTTTTTCATATCACAAAAAAACAAAAAGCAAGTTATTCAATCGATGGATAATAAAGGAATCTGTACAATTGTTCCAACTGTATGGATTCGCAAATGGCATGTTGTTTACGAAACAGATCAAATTTATTATGTTGGTATTCTTGATAAAAATGGTCTTCATCTTATCCATACTTTCGAAAAACATGATCAACTTTGTCCTTATATTAAGGCTTCCCGGGACGATCATAATGTAAAACATTTTCTAGCAAATTCAGGGCATGTTCATGCCATGTATGTACCTCAGCCAAAAGGTTATGAAGTCCGTTGGATTGACCTAAGATTTCGTCATAATCACCATTACCCATATATGGCAGTGGTTAAACTTGATAAGAATCTTCAAGTTATCTCTTCATATACAGGGTGGATTTATCAGTCAAAGAAGCTGCAACAAAAGCTTGTGCCATCAAAAAGCAATGCTGTACAAATGTAG
- the cspD gene encoding cold-shock protein CspD, with protein sequence MQNGKVKWFNNEKGFGFIEVEGGDDVFVHFTAIQGDGYKSLEEGQEVSFEIVEGNRGPQAANVTKL encoded by the coding sequence ATGCAAAACGGTAAAGTAAAATGGTTTAACAATGAAAAAGGTTTTGGATTCATCGAAGTTGAAGGAGGAGACGATGTATTCGTACACTTCACTGCAATCCAAGGCGATGGTTACAAATCATTAGAAGAAGGTCAAGAAGTTTCCTTTGAAATCGTTGAAGGTAACCGCGGACCACAAGCTGCTAACGTTACAAAGTTATAA
- a CDS encoding DUF6123 family protein: MARTVRDYVTFLASKGFILGEEAYGFIEFGQQYTDTADEIVIVAIELTLKIQKEFDGSFYISLLEQFKAEDILNRKQAFHHIQTLNLM; this comes from the coding sequence ATGGCTCGTACAGTTAGAGATTATGTTACCTTTTTAGCTAGTAAAGGATTTATCCTAGGTGAGGAAGCTTATGGTTTCATTGAGTTTGGACAGCAGTATACAGATACAGCAGATGAAATTGTCATTGTAGCCATTGAGCTTACATTAAAAATACAAAAAGAATTTGATGGTTCTTTTTATATCTCATTATTAGAACAATTTAAGGCAGAAGACATACTGAATCGTAAACAGGCTTTTCATCATATACAAACTTTAAATTTAATGTAA
- the metA gene encoding homoserine O-acetyltransferase MetA → MPINIPNHLPAKEILEQENIFIMDENRAYSQDIRPLNIIILNIMPEKEKTETQLLRLLGNSPLQLNITFLRPETHKSKTTAMEHLKEFYTTFRHIQHKKFDGMIITGAPIEHLEFNEVSYWPELQTIMDWTRTNVTSTLHICWGAQAGLYHHYGVNKYQLDKKCFGIFEHEIVDPTVKLVRGFDDLYFVPHSRHTDVLKEEIERVKELQILSYSDKAGVCLVMSQDGKQIFLTGHPEYELTSLKDEYERDLSKGLEIEMPENYFKNNDPKNRPIQCWRSHANLLFVNWLNYYVYQETPYIWD, encoded by the coding sequence TTGCCAATCAATATTCCAAATCACTTACCAGCGAAAGAAATCCTTGAACAGGAAAATATCTTTATTATGGATGAAAATAGAGCATACTCTCAGGATATACGTCCTTTAAATATTATCATTCTAAATATCATGCCTGAAAAAGAAAAAACAGAAACACAATTGTTACGACTATTAGGTAACTCACCTTTACAGTTAAACATTACATTTTTACGACCTGAAACACATAAATCAAAAACAACTGCAATGGAGCACTTAAAGGAATTTTATACAACTTTTAGACATATCCAGCATAAAAAGTTTGACGGGATGATTATTACTGGAGCACCAATTGAGCATTTAGAGTTCAATGAAGTCTCATACTGGCCTGAACTTCAAACAATTATGGACTGGACTAGAACAAATGTTACCTCAACTTTACATATTTGTTGGGGTGCCCAAGCAGGACTTTACCATCACTATGGCGTAAATAAATATCAATTGGATAAAAAATGCTTTGGAATTTTTGAGCATGAAATTGTAGATCCAACAGTAAAATTGGTAAGAGGTTTTGATGACCTTTACTTTGTTCCACACTCTAGACATACAGATGTATTAAAAGAGGAAATTGAACGAGTTAAAGAGCTTCAAATCCTTTCGTATTCCGATAAAGCAGGAGTTTGTTTAGTGATGTCACAGGATGGTAAACAAATCTTTTTAACAGGGCACCCTGAATATGAATTAACTTCATTAAAAGATGAATATGAACGTGATCTTTCAAAAGGCCTGGAAATCGAGATGCCAGAAAATTATTTTAAAAATAACGATCCTAAAAATAGACCGATTCAGTGTTGGAGGTCACATGCGAACCTACTATTTGTGAATTGGCTGAACTATTACGTATACCAAGAAACACCGTATATTTGGGATTGA
- a CDS encoding phosphocarrier protein HPr, with protein sequence MVEKSFTITSEAGLHARPATALVNAVNSFTADVNLEANGRTVNLKSIMGVMSLGISKGTKVTITASGSDEQAALEAVERAITTEGLGE encoded by the coding sequence ATGGTAGAAAAATCGTTTACAATTACAAGTGAAGCAGGTCTACATGCTAGACCAGCAACAGCTTTAGTGAATGCAGTAAATTCATTTACAGCTGATGTTAACTTAGAGGCTAATGGTCGTACAGTTAACTTAAAATCAATTATGGGTGTAATGTCACTTGGTATTTCAAAGGGAACAAAAGTGACAATTACAGCTAGTGGTAGCGATGAACAAGCAGCACTAGAAGCTGTTGAACGCGCTATTACTACAGAAGGCCTAGGAGAGTAA